Proteins from a single region of Streptomyces spectabilis:
- a CDS encoding arylamine N-acetyltransferase, producing the protein MFDVGNYLQRIGCGTETGVDAGTLRKLHKNHLMAIPYNGAAQDLRDGIRLVDLDEDAMFETSVVDGHGGTCFQLARLFHRLLGELGYDVTLMAGSTAEGRENFGLDVEHMFSRVALDGEEWLVDVGYPGPNYIEPLRITDAVQSQYGCQYRLVENGPGFALQRRGRVSRWSVVYTFTTTPRRWSDWKELEEYLNREYAAAPTASDACPIARGTDRIFGEIEAATGAHGGQDVLCGRTFDNGQVVLKGRRYLTVRDGREEVRTIKDDDEHRDLVFRILSGDWAT; encoded by the coding sequence GTGTTCGACGTGGGCAACTACCTCCAGCGGATCGGCTGCGGCACAGAGACCGGCGTGGACGCCGGGACGCTGCGGAAGCTGCACAAGAACCACCTCATGGCGATCCCGTACAACGGCGCGGCGCAGGACCTCCGCGACGGCATCCGGCTCGTCGACCTCGACGAGGACGCCATGTTCGAGACGAGCGTCGTCGACGGGCACGGCGGCACCTGCTTCCAGCTCGCTCGGCTCTTCCACCGGCTGCTCGGCGAACTCGGCTACGACGTCACGCTGATGGCGGGCAGCACCGCCGAAGGCCGCGAGAACTTCGGGCTCGACGTGGAGCACATGTTCAGCCGGGTCGCCCTGGACGGCGAGGAGTGGCTCGTCGACGTCGGCTACCCGGGCCCCAACTACATCGAGCCGCTGCGGATCACCGACGCGGTGCAGAGCCAGTACGGCTGCCAGTACCGCCTCGTCGAGAACGGGCCCGGGTTCGCCCTCCAGCGCCGGGGGCGGGTCAGCCGGTGGAGCGTCGTCTACACCTTCACGACCACGCCCCGCCGGTGGAGCGACTGGAAGGAGCTGGAGGAGTACCTCAACCGGGAGTACGCGGCCGCCCCCACGGCGTCCGACGCGTGCCCGATCGCCCGCGGAACGGACCGCATCTTCGGGGAGATCGAGGCGGCCACCGGGGCCCACGGGGGCCAGGACGTCCTGTGCGGCCGCACCTTCGACAACGGCCAGGTCGTGCTGAAGGGACGGCGCTACCTGACGGTCCGCGACGGCCGTGAAGAGGTGCGCACGATCAAGGACGACGACGAGCACCGCGACCTGGTCTTCCGCATCCTGTCCGGCGACTGGGCGACATGA
- a CDS encoding 3-dehydroquinate synthase family protein: MMATVVLRLDGHAYDVLIGPGVRASLADVVRRLGARRAVVVSARPEEWVPDTGVETLLLRARDGERDKTLATVESLCGEFVRFGLTRSDVVVSCGGGTTTDVVGLAAALYHRGVPVVHLPTSLLAQVDASVGGKTAVNLPAGKNLVGAYWQPSAVLCDTDYLATLPRRELRNGLGEIARCHFIGAADLRGLPLVEQITASVTLKARVVEADERDTGVRHVLNYGHTLGHALEKATGYALRHGEAVAVGTVFTGRLAGALGRIGPARVAEHHDVVAYYGLPAALPAEVEPEALLRLMRHDKKAITGLAFVLDGPAGAELVSDVPPEAVARVLEEMPRAPLADLVGDATTHVART, translated from the coding sequence ATGATGGCCACCGTGGTGCTGCGTCTCGACGGTCACGCGTACGACGTGCTGATCGGCCCGGGCGTGCGCGCGTCGCTCGCCGACGTGGTGCGGCGCCTCGGCGCCCGGCGGGCCGTCGTCGTGTCGGCGCGCCCCGAGGAGTGGGTGCCCGACACCGGCGTGGAGACCCTGCTGCTGCGGGCCAGGGACGGCGAGCGGGACAAGACCCTCGCCACCGTGGAGTCGCTGTGCGGTGAGTTCGTGCGGTTCGGGCTCACCAGGTCGGACGTCGTCGTGTCCTGCGGCGGCGGCACGACGACCGACGTGGTCGGCCTCGCGGCCGCGCTGTACCACCGGGGCGTGCCCGTGGTCCACCTGCCCACGTCGCTGCTCGCCCAGGTCGACGCCAGTGTCGGCGGCAAGACGGCGGTGAACCTGCCGGCCGGGAAGAACCTCGTCGGCGCGTACTGGCAGCCCAGCGCGGTGCTGTGCGACACGGACTACCTCGCGACCCTGCCGCGCCGGGAACTCCGCAACGGCCTGGGAGAGATCGCCCGCTGCCACTTCATCGGCGCGGCCGACCTGCGCGGCCTTCCGCTCGTGGAACAGATCACGGCCAGCGTGACCCTCAAGGCCCGTGTCGTGGAGGCGGACGAGCGGGACACCGGCGTGCGGCACGTCCTCAACTACGGCCACACGCTGGGCCACGCCCTGGAGAAGGCGACCGGCTACGCCCTGCGCCACGGCGAGGCGGTGGCCGTCGGAACGGTCTTCACGGGGCGCCTCGCCGGTGCCCTGGGGCGCATCGGCCCGGCGCGGGTGGCGGAACACCACGACGTCGTCGCGTACTACGGCCTGCCCGCCGCACTGCCCGCAGAGGTCGAACCCGAGGCCCTGCTCAGGCTGATGCGGCACGACAAGAAGGCCATCACGGGTCTCGCGTTCGTCCTGGACGGCCCGGCCGGCGCGGAGCTGGTGAGCGACGTGCCGCCCGAGGCGGTCGCGCGCGTCCTGGAGGAGATGCCGCGGGCGCCCCTCGCCGACCTCGTCGGGGACGCCACCACCCACGTGGCCCGGACGTGA
- a CDS encoding 3-deoxy-7-phosphoheptulonate synthase, protein MSRAHRLLAGELAAALARPAAQQPDWPDPERARAVVASLSRAAPLVTPAETARLADRLAAVARGEAFLLQGGDCAEAFAENTEAHQRANLTVLADMAALLARRTGRPVVEVARMAGQYAKPRSRPLDARGLPVYRGDLVNSIEPTPAARTPDPARMLRARADAARAMAVVRDFRPGTRPPPGESGRYVSHEALVLDYERSSLRVDTSGPEPRLASGLGHFLWIGERTRDPDGAHIAFAALLANPIGLKIGPRTTPEQAVDYVRRLDPHGEPGRLTLISRMGHTRIRAVLPAIVEKVTASGHQVIWQCDPMHGNTYTAANGYKTREVRHVLDEIAGFFAVHRRLGTHPGGLHVELTGDDVTECVGGAGGLTAADLPARYRTACDPRLNAEQSRELATAVADLAAAGVTDGTDRTNRTNREVRLR, encoded by the coding sequence GTGAGCCGCGCGCACCGCCTCCTGGCCGGCGAACTGGCGGCGGCCCTGGCGAGACCGGCCGCCCAGCAGCCGGACTGGCCGGACCCGGAGCGGGCACGAGCCGTGGTGGCGTCCCTGAGCCGGGCCGCCCCGCTCGTGACGCCCGCCGAGACCGCGCGCCTCGCGGACCGGCTCGCCGCGGTCGCGCGCGGCGAGGCGTTCCTGCTCCAGGGCGGGGACTGCGCCGAAGCCTTCGCCGAGAACACCGAAGCCCACCAGCGGGCCAACCTGACCGTGCTCGCCGACATGGCCGCGCTCCTCGCCCGCCGCACCGGACGGCCGGTCGTCGAAGTCGCCCGGATGGCCGGGCAGTACGCCAAGCCGCGCTCCCGGCCCCTCGACGCGCGGGGTCTTCCCGTCTACCGCGGCGACCTGGTCAACTCGATCGAGCCCACGCCCGCGGCCCGCACCCCTGACCCCGCCCGGATGCTGCGGGCCCGCGCCGACGCCGCGCGCGCGATGGCCGTGGTGCGGGACTTCCGCCCCGGCACGCGGCCGCCGCCCGGCGAGAGCGGCCGCTACGTCAGCCACGAGGCGCTCGTGCTCGACTACGAGCGGTCCTCGCTGCGCGTGGACACCAGCGGGCCGGAGCCCCGTCTGGCCAGCGGCCTCGGACACTTCCTGTGGATCGGCGAGCGCACCCGCGACCCCGACGGGGCGCACATCGCGTTCGCGGCCCTCCTCGCCAACCCGATCGGCCTCAAGATCGGCCCCCGTACCACCCCGGAGCAGGCCGTCGACTACGTGCGCAGGCTCGACCCGCACGGCGAACCGGGACGCCTCACCCTGATCAGCCGCATGGGGCACACCAGGATCCGTGCCGTCCTGCCCGCGATCGTGGAGAAGGTCACCGCCTCGGGACACCAGGTGATCTGGCAGTGCGACCCCATGCACGGCAACACGTACACCGCGGCGAACGGCTACAAGACCCGCGAGGTCCGGCACGTCCTCGACGAGATCGCCGGGTTCTTCGCCGTGCACCGGCGCCTCGGCACGCACCCCGGCGGCCTGCACGTCGAGTTGACGGGCGACGACGTCACGGAGTGCGTCGGCGGCGCCGGTGGCCTCACCGCGGCCGACCTGCCCGCCCGCTACCGCACGGCCTGCGACCCCCGCCTCAACGCGGAGCAGTCGAGGGAACTCGCCACCGCCGTCGCGGACCTCGCGGCGGCCGGTGTGACGGACGGAACGGACAGAACGAACAGAACGAACAGAGAGGTGAGGCTGCGATGA
- a CDS encoding shikimate dehydrogenase family protein: MTGHPPGTPIKGTTRLYAVLGDPVAQVQAPALMNPLFARLGMDAVLVPVHARPPHLDAVVRGLRGIDNLDGMFVTVPHKVAVRRLADRCGPTADIVGSANVLRREADGAWLAENFDGSGFVTGLVAAGHRPKGAHVALVGTGGAGSAIAAALLAAGVDRLSAYDTDTAKLGALVARLDAHWPGRVRALDGPHLRDVDIAVNATPLGLRPDDPLPFSPDGLPPGGVVADIVMKPRETRLLREAAALGHPVHHGIHMLEGQLDAYQAFFGLS; this comes from the coding sequence ATGACCGGACACCCTCCCGGCACGCCCATCAAAGGCACCACCCGGCTGTACGCCGTCCTGGGAGACCCCGTCGCCCAGGTCCAGGCGCCCGCCCTGATGAATCCGCTCTTCGCACGCCTCGGCATGGACGCCGTGCTCGTGCCGGTGCACGCCCGGCCGCCGCACCTCGACGCCGTCGTGCGCGGCCTGCGGGGGATCGACAACCTCGACGGCATGTTCGTCACCGTGCCCCACAAGGTGGCCGTACGCCGGCTCGCCGACCGGTGCGGCCCGACCGCGGACATCGTCGGCAGCGCGAACGTGCTGCGCCGGGAGGCCGACGGCGCCTGGCTCGCCGAGAACTTCGACGGCTCGGGCTTCGTCACGGGGCTCGTCGCGGCCGGACACCGGCCCAAGGGCGCCCACGTGGCGCTCGTCGGGACGGGCGGCGCGGGCAGCGCCATCGCCGCGGCCCTCCTCGCCGCGGGCGTCGACCGCCTGTCCGCGTACGACACGGACACCGCGAAGCTCGGCGCCCTCGTCGCCCGCCTCGACGCCCACTGGCCCGGCCGGGTCCGCGCGCTGGACGGACCGCACCTGCGGGACGTCGACATCGCCGTCAACGCGACCCCGCTCGGCCTGCGCCCCGACGACCCGCTGCCCTTCTCGCCGGACGGACTGCCGCCGGGCGGCGTGGTGGCCGACATCGTGATGAAGCCCCGCGAGACGAGGCTCCTGCGCGAGGCGGCCGCCCTGGGCCACCCCGTCCACCACGGCATTCACATGCTCGAAGGCCAACTGGACGCCTACCAGGCCTTCTTCGGGCTTTCCTGA
- the rifK gene encoding 3-amino-5-hydroxybenzoate synthase produces MNVRQTPEFPAWPQYDETEREGLVRALEQGQWWRMGGSEVESFEREFADHHGAAHALAVTNGTHALELALQCMGVGPGTEVVVPAFTFISSSQAAQRLGAVAVPVDVDEDTYSIDVAATAAAVTPRTRVIMPVHMAGFMADMDALAKLSADTGVPLLQDAAHAHGARWRGRRVGELGSVAAFSFQNGKLMTAGEGGAVLFPDTEMYETAFLRHSCGRPRTDRRYLHEIAGSNLRLNEFSAAVLRAQLGRLEQQVTTRQRRWALLSGLLGAIDGVVPQRGDERTDFPSHYMAMFRVPGIGEEQRNALVDRLVEAGVPAFAGFRAIYRTDAFWEIGAPDETPDEVAERCPRTEAISRDCVWLHHRVLLAAEQAQHETAAIVADAVAAI; encoded by the coding sequence ATGAACGTGCGACAGACGCCGGAATTCCCCGCGTGGCCGCAGTACGACGAGACGGAGCGCGAAGGTCTCGTCCGCGCCCTCGAACAGGGCCAGTGGTGGCGGATGGGCGGCAGCGAAGTCGAGTCCTTCGAGCGGGAGTTCGCCGACCACCACGGCGCCGCCCACGCCCTCGCGGTCACCAACGGGACGCACGCGCTCGAACTCGCCCTGCAGTGCATGGGCGTCGGCCCCGGCACCGAGGTCGTCGTCCCGGCCTTCACCTTCATCTCCTCCTCCCAGGCGGCCCAGCGGCTCGGCGCGGTCGCGGTCCCGGTGGACGTCGACGAGGACACGTACTCCATCGACGTGGCGGCGACCGCCGCCGCCGTGACGCCGAGGACCCGGGTGATCATGCCCGTGCACATGGCGGGCTTCATGGCCGACATGGACGCCCTCGCCAAGCTGTCCGCCGACACGGGCGTCCCGCTGCTCCAGGACGCCGCGCACGCCCACGGCGCCCGGTGGCGCGGCAGGCGCGTCGGCGAACTCGGCTCCGTCGCCGCGTTCAGCTTCCAGAACGGCAAGCTCATGACCGCGGGCGAGGGCGGTGCCGTCCTCTTCCCCGACACGGAGATGTACGAGACGGCGTTCCTGCGGCACAGCTGCGGGCGGCCCCGCACCGACCGCCGGTACCTGCACGAGATCGCCGGATCCAATCTGCGCCTCAACGAGTTCTCGGCGGCCGTGCTCCGCGCCCAACTGGGCCGCCTCGAACAGCAGGTGACCACCCGGCAACGGCGCTGGGCGCTCCTGTCCGGACTCCTCGGCGCGATCGACGGAGTGGTCCCGCAGCGCGGCGACGAGCGCACCGACTTCCCCTCGCACTACATGGCGATGTTCCGCGTCCCCGGCATCGGCGAGGAGCAGCGCAACGCGCTCGTCGACCGGCTCGTGGAGGCGGGCGTCCCGGCGTTCGCGGGCTTCCGCGCGATCTACCGCACCGACGCCTTCTGGGAGATCGGCGCGCCCGACGAGACGCCCGACGAGGTCGCCGAGCGCTGCCCGCGCACGGAGGCCATCAGCCGGGACTGCGTCTGGCTCCACCACCGGGTGCTGCTCGCCGCCGAGCAGGCCCAGCACGAGACCGCCGCGATCGTCGCGGACGCTGTGGCCGCCATATGA
- a CDS encoding Gfo/Idh/MocA family protein translates to MSVRTAVVGLGWAGRELWLPRLRAHADFDVVAAVDTEPAARAAFDAALGVPVHPTAGALTAEDVDLAVVAVPNHLHAEVAGALLGRGVPVFLEKPVCLTAAEADVLEAAERDGGATLLAGSAAPHRGDVAALAGLVPDLGHVRHADLSWIRARGVPRAGGWFTRRDEAGGGVLFDLGWHLFDTLASLLGPVPFTQVVGVTSSDFVNAAAWGAAWRRDRPEAAGAPGDVEDTARGFLVRADGISVSLRAGWASHEALDVTRVQLVGSAGTAELRCTFGFSPNRHPASVLTLTREGTTTAVPVPDEPIGDEYRRQLDGLAAALKEPGSRGRAVGEARTTVRVIEDFYASARSAPARNDVPAGRWTGENP, encoded by the coding sequence ATGAGCGTCAGGACGGCCGTCGTCGGGCTCGGCTGGGCGGGCCGTGAGCTCTGGCTGCCGCGGCTGCGCGCGCACGCCGACTTCGACGTGGTGGCCGCCGTCGACACCGAACCCGCGGCGCGGGCCGCCTTCGACGCCGCCCTCGGCGTTCCCGTGCACCCGACGGCGGGCGCCCTCACCGCCGAGGACGTCGACCTCGCCGTCGTCGCCGTGCCCAACCATCTGCACGCCGAGGTGGCGGGAGCCCTCCTCGGCAGGGGCGTGCCCGTCTTCCTGGAGAAGCCGGTCTGTCTGACCGCCGCCGAGGCCGACGTCCTTGAAGCCGCCGAACGCGACGGCGGCGCCACGCTCCTCGCGGGCAGTGCCGCCCCGCACCGCGGTGACGTGGCGGCCCTCGCGGGCCTGGTGCCGGACCTCGGCCACGTCCGGCACGCCGACCTCTCCTGGATCAGGGCGCGCGGCGTCCCCCGGGCGGGCGGCTGGTTCACCCGGCGCGACGAGGCCGGTGGCGGCGTGCTGTTCGACCTCGGCTGGCACCTCTTCGACACGCTCGCCTCGCTGCTCGGCCCGGTCCCCTTCACCCAGGTCGTCGGCGTCACGTCGAGCGACTTCGTCAACGCCGCCGCCTGGGGCGCGGCCTGGCGCCGTGACCGGCCGGAGGCCGCAGGCGCCCCCGGCGACGTCGAGGACACCGCGCGGGGCTTCCTCGTCCGCGCCGACGGGATCTCCGTGTCGCTGCGCGCGGGATGGGCGTCGCACGAGGCCCTGGACGTCACCCGCGTCCAGCTCGTGGGCAGCGCGGGCACCGCCGAGCTGCGGTGCACGTTCGGCTTCAGCCCCAACCGCCACCCCGCGTCGGTCCTGACACTGACTCGTGAAGGCACCACCACGGCGGTCCCCGTGCCGGACGAGCCGATCGGCGACGAGTACCGGCGGCAGCTCGACGGCCTCGCCGCCGCCCTGAAGGAACCGGGCAGCCGCGGCAGGGCCGTCGGCGAGGCCCGCACGACGGTCCGCGTCATCGAGGACTTCTACGCCTCGGCCCGTTCCGCACCCGCGCGGAACGACGTGCCCGCCGGGCGGTGGACGGGGGAGAACCCATGA
- a CDS encoding HAD-IA family hydrolase yields MTSAVSGEPSDVLDEEHAKGRGERTAATLAPVRRAVVFDLDGVIVDSFAVMNEAFALAYKEVVGEGPAPFDEYRRHLGRYFPDIMRIMGLPLEMEEPFVRESYRLAPKVPVFEGVVELLLTLRVRGIKLAVATGKSGPRARSLLEQLGLLPFFAHVLGSDEVPRPKPAPDIVEHALRLLGVRADEALMVGDAPTDLASAQGAGVAAIAALWAVDDADELLAARPDAVLRRPADLLDLCPPVPGA; encoded by the coding sequence ATGACATCAGCGGTATCGGGAGAGCCGTCCGACGTACTGGACGAGGAGCACGCGAAAGGCCGGGGAGAGAGGACCGCGGCGACGCTCGCGCCCGTCAGGCGCGCCGTGGTCTTCGACCTGGACGGCGTCATCGTCGACAGCTTCGCCGTGATGAACGAGGCGTTCGCCCTCGCCTACAAGGAGGTCGTCGGCGAGGGCCCGGCCCCGTTCGACGAGTACCGGCGCCACCTGGGGCGCTACTTCCCGGACATCATGCGGATCATGGGCCTGCCCCTGGAGATGGAGGAGCCGTTCGTCCGCGAGAGCTACCGCCTCGCCCCCAAGGTGCCGGTCTTCGAGGGCGTCGTCGAACTGCTCCTGACCCTGCGCGTACGCGGGATCAAGCTCGCGGTGGCCACCGGCAAGAGCGGGCCGCGAGCGCGCTCCCTGCTGGAACAACTGGGCCTCCTGCCGTTCTTCGCCCATGTGCTCGGCTCGGACGAGGTGCCCCGGCCGAAGCCCGCGCCCGACATCGTGGAGCACGCCCTGCGCCTGCTCGGGGTGAGGGCCGACGAGGCCCTCATGGTGGGCGACGCGCCGACCGACCTCGCCAGCGCCCAGGGCGCCGGAGTGGCCGCGATCGCCGCGCTGTGGGCCGTGGACGACGCGGACGAACTGCTCGCCGCCCGGCCGGACGCCGTCCTGCGCCGCCCGGCCGACCTGCTGGACCTGTGCCCGCCCGTGCCGGGCGCCTGA
- a CDS encoding ROK family protein, with the protein MESAPAGESALYLGVDIGGTKVAFRAETDAECVHESAFAWHPRHSAARDLRQLADTVDELRARLGVPFRVVGVAMPATVDPDGHVRAWPGRPEWTGTDLGAALRPLFPGAALAWADDGDLGALAESRASGCDDLLYLGVGTGVGGGLVLGGEPCPGPGRGSFEAGHMVVELSGPRCDCGRRGCLQALASGPATLRRAHRLRGSAVTFDDLLTAWGDGRPWAVTALRRTCRALAAAAVGVQELLRPRLVRVGGGFASGIPGFAGLVADHVTELARPGLPPLPVERAALGGLSSLHGAVSLARLIAPRPFPDSAERRENSRESLSG; encoded by the coding sequence ATGGAGAGCGCCCCGGCCGGGGAGAGCGCCCTGTACCTGGGTGTCGACATCGGGGGCACCAAGGTCGCCTTCCGGGCGGAGACCGACGCGGAGTGCGTCCACGAGAGCGCGTTCGCGTGGCACCCGCGGCACAGCGCCGCCCGAGACCTACGCCAACTGGCCGACACCGTCGACGAGTTGCGGGCGCGCCTCGGTGTCCCCTTCCGGGTGGTGGGCGTCGCGATGCCCGCGACGGTCGACCCGGACGGGCACGTCCGCGCCTGGCCGGGCAGACCGGAGTGGACCGGCACGGACCTCGGCGCGGCCCTGCGCCCGCTGTTCCCCGGAGCGGCCCTCGCCTGGGCGGACGACGGCGACCTCGGCGCGCTCGCGGAGTCCAGGGCCTCGGGCTGCGACGACCTGCTCTACCTCGGCGTGGGTACGGGCGTCGGCGGCGGCCTCGTCCTGGGGGGCGAGCCGTGCCCCGGGCCGGGCCGCGGCTCCTTCGAGGCCGGGCACATGGTCGTCGAGCTGAGCGGCCCGCGGTGCGACTGCGGCCGCAGGGGCTGCCTCCAGGCGCTGGCCTCGGGCCCCGCGACACTGCGCCGCGCGCACCGGCTGCGGGGGAGCGCGGTCACCTTCGACGACCTGCTCACGGCCTGGGGCGACGGGCGGCCGTGGGCCGTCACCGCGCTGCGCAGGACCTGCCGGGCCCTGGCCGCCGCGGCGGTGGGCGTCCAGGAGCTGCTCCGGCCGCGCCTCGTACGCGTCGGCGGCGGCTTCGCGAGCGGCATCCCCGGATTCGCCGGCCTCGTCGCCGACCACGTCACGGAACTGGCCCGCCCCGGCCTGCCCCCGCTCCCGGTGGAGCGGGCCGCGCTCGGCGGCCTTTCCTCCTTGCACGGCGCGGTGTCGCTGGCCCGCCTGATCGCACCACGCCCCTTTCCGGATTCCGCGGAGCGTCGGGAGAACAGCCGGGAATCCTTATCAGGTTGA
- a CDS encoding cytochrome P450 family protein — MTATAENATEPIDLLSPDLTADPFAMYARMREQAPVLAGTVLGSPMWLVTGYDDVRLVLTDPRFVTDPASVRGESPDGGHAILKKLNIPSDVEDLIAKAMMNLDGAPHARLRKLVSRAFTARRVAEMRPRVEELTARLLDGMAEAGRDGTPVDLVESFCYPVPIAVICELVGIDEADRPQWSGWGRVLSLMQVEHLPTILRECSAHVTDVIRRRRAEPRDDLISALIQAQEDDGDRLSDREMVTLVFTMVTAGHESTTYLLGNSVLALLERPDQLALLREDPSRWQPAVRELMRLGPSQFAQPRYAAQDVELSGVRIPAGSAVTPLLLAANTDPRKYADPERLDVHRGAGSHVGFGMGVHHCLGAPLAYLEAEVALRALFDRFPGMSLAVPREEIPWALRPGFTRVAELPLRLA, encoded by the coding sequence ATGACAGCCACCGCCGAGAACGCGACCGAGCCGATCGACCTGCTCTCGCCGGACCTGACCGCCGACCCCTTCGCGATGTACGCGCGGATGCGCGAGCAGGCGCCGGTCCTGGCCGGCACGGTCCTCGGGTCACCGATGTGGCTCGTCACCGGCTACGACGACGTGCGTCTCGTCCTCACCGACCCGCGGTTCGTCACCGACCCGGCCTCCGTACGGGGCGAGAGCCCCGACGGCGGGCACGCCATCCTGAAGAAGCTCAACATCCCGTCCGACGTGGAGGACCTCATCGCCAAGGCGATGATGAACCTCGACGGCGCCCCGCACGCCCGGCTGCGCAAGCTGGTCTCCCGCGCGTTCACCGCGCGACGGGTGGCCGAGATGCGCCCGCGCGTCGAGGAGCTGACCGCGCGGCTGCTCGACGGCATGGCCGAAGCGGGCCGCGACGGCACGCCCGTCGACCTCGTCGAGTCGTTCTGCTACCCGGTGCCGATCGCCGTGATCTGCGAGCTGGTCGGCATCGACGAGGCGGACCGGCCGCAGTGGTCGGGGTGGGGGCGGGTGCTGTCCCTGATGCAGGTCGAGCACCTCCCCACCATCCTGCGCGAGTGCTCGGCACACGTCACGGACGTGATCCGGCGCCGCCGCGCCGAGCCGCGCGACGACCTGATCTCCGCGCTGATCCAGGCCCAGGAGGACGACGGCGACCGGCTCTCCGACCGGGAGATGGTCACCCTCGTCTTCACCATGGTGACCGCAGGCCACGAGTCGACGACGTACCTCCTCGGGAACTCCGTGCTCGCCCTCCTGGAACGCCCCGACCAGCTCGCCCTGCTGCGCGAGGACCCGTCCCGCTGGCAGCCCGCGGTGCGCGAACTCATGCGTCTGGGCCCCTCCCAGTTCGCGCAGCCCCGGTACGCGGCGCAGGACGTCGAGCTGAGCGGCGTGCGGATCCCCGCGGGCTCGGCGGTCACCCCGCTGCTCCTGGCCGCGAACACCGACCCGCGCAAGTACGCAGACCCCGAGCGCCTCGACGTCCACCGGGGCGCCGGGAGCCACGTCGGCTTCGGGATGGGGGTGCACCACTGCCTGGGCGCGCCGCTGGCCTATCTGGAGGCGGAGGTCGCGCTTCGGGCGCTGTTCGACCGGTTCCCCGGGATGTCCCTCGCGGTGCCGCGCGAGGAGATCCCGTGGGCGCTGCGGCCCGGCTTCACCCGGGTCGCGGAGCTTCCGCTGCGCCTCGCCTGA